A section of the Phaseolus vulgaris cultivar G19833 chromosome 8, P. vulgaris v2.0, whole genome shotgun sequence genome encodes:
- the LOC137826788 gene encoding protein disulfide isomerase-like 2-3 yields MSEFRTSFFVSFTLLVIIFNLAPSYALYGASSPVLQLTASNFKSKVLNANGVVLVEFFAPWCGHCKALTPIWEKAATVLKGVVTVAALDADAHSSLAQEYGIKGFPTIKVFAPGKPPADYQGARDVKPIAEFALQQVKALLKERLNGKATGGSNEKTETSSSVELNSGNFDELVLKSKELWIVEFFAPWCGHCKKLAPEWKKASNNLKGKVKLGHVDCDAEKSLMSRFKVQGFPTILVFGADKDSPIPYEGARTAAAIESFALEQLETNVVPPEVTELHSPDVLEEKCGTAAICFVAFLPDILDSKAEGRNRYLQQLLSVAEKFKRSPYSYVWVAAGKQLDLEKHVGVGGYGYPALVALNLKKAVYAPLKSAFELDQIIQFVKDAGRGGKGNLPLQSTPTIVKTEPWDGKDGEIIEEDEFSLEELMGEDASSKDEL; encoded by the exons ATGTCTGAATTTCGAACATCCTTTTTCGTTTCATTTACTCTTTTGGTAATCATCTTCAACCTCGCCCCTTCCTACGCACTCTATGGAGCATCCTCGCCCGTGCTTCAACTCACTGCCTCCAACTTCAAGTCCAAG GTTCTGAATGCAAATGGAGTTGTTCTTGTTGAATTCTTTGCCCCATGGTGTGGACACTGTAAGGCTCTGACTCCTATATGGGAGAAGGCAGCTACTGTGTTGAAGGGTGTGGTTACTGTGGCAGCACTTGATGCTGATGCTCACTCGTCTTTGGCTCAG GAATATGGAATCAAAGGATTTCCAACTATAAAAGTGTTTGCTCCCGGAAAACCACCGGCTGATTACCAAGGAGCCAGAGATGTCAAACCAATTGCTGAATTTGCACTTCAACAG GTAAAGGCTCTTTTGAAGGAGCGGTTAAATGGAAAAGCAACAGGGGGTTCAAATGAAAAGACAGAAACCAGTTCTTCAGTAGAATTAAACTCTGGAAACTTTGATGAGTTGGTCCTCAAAAGCAAAGAACTCTGGATTGTGGAGTTTTTCGCACCTTG GTGTGGCCATTGTAAAAAGTTAGCTCCTGAGTGGAAGAAAGCATCCAATAATTTGAAAGGGAAGGTTAAACTGGGCCATGTTGACTGTGATGCCGAAAAG TCTCTAATGAGTAGGTTCAAAGTCCAAGGATTCCCAACAATCTTGGTATTTGGTGCTGATAAAGATAGTCCTATTCCTTATGAAGGTGCAAGAACAGCCGCAGCTATTGAGTCATTTGCATTAGAGCAGCTGGAAACAAATGTTGTTCCTCCAGAAGTGACAGAGCTACACAGTCCA GATGTTTTGGAAGAGAAATGTGGTACTGCCGCAATCTGTTTTGTTGCCTTCCTTCCTGACATTTTGGATTCCAAGGCTGAGGGGAGAAACAGATATCTTCAGCAGCTATTATCAGTTGCAGAAAAGTTTAAAAGAAGTCCATACAG TTATGTCTGGGTAGCTGCAGGGAAGCAGCTGGATCTTGAGAAGCATGTGGGTGTTGGTGGATATGGTTATCCAGCTTTAGTAGCCCTTAACCTTAAGAAAGCTGTTTATGCTCCTCTCAAGAGTGCATTTGAACTTGACCAAATTAT ACAATTTGTGAAAGATGCTGGACGTGGAGGCAAAGGGAATTTGCCCCTGCAAAGCACTCCGACCATTGTGAAGACAGAACCATGGGATGGAAAAGATGGAGAAATAATTGAGGAGGATGAATTTTCTCTTGAAGAACTAATGGGGGAAGATGCTTCAAGCAAGGATGAGCTATGA
- the LOC137826786 gene encoding centromere/kinetochore protein zw10 homolog: MESLFDTINVRDLLSAQDLSDPTSPLSAPDLHLLIQRLESQSFQIRSQVQSYLVSHREDFAHLFSLCSDAVSQTREVSDDVAAIIRLLSDRPIDAEVREVVSEMKAKKEELKVKKELLGLVGTVVALNQRLESVREALRSGRFEFAAEGLKELKVALRIGDEDDREPLVYGLLRKEWSQCFEEIQEVLVKYMEKAVRFDGDLNQVEVKYQLEVENVNGIQLQTVLEAMDVVGILEYGLAKVADLMIKYVIIPFVNHGRPLSFLEELHQESAVLKIVASPDIKFEFLDGEFLYSGILLFIKFIYRSVCLQKSSWMRCFGRLTWPRISELIISSFLSKVVPTDASKLPDFQKIIIRTSEFEAALKELMYISSSDDNDNRLSNFAENVEVHFAFKKKTEILAKARNLLLECDFSIPQEYTRDGSIWKNDETSVQSSSHVVNLLFLSERCLVSKAAKQLMGLIHQTLQDVCLSSTRVALEFYQTARDAILLYEVVVPVKLERQLSGINQVAVLLHNDCLYISQEILGFAFEYRTDFPSSIKEHAVFVDLAPRFQLLAEEILQRQVQLVIYNLKEAIDGADGFQNTHQMKQFESAKFSIDQVVFILEKVHIIWEPLLLPSTYRKSMCSVLESVFSRIARDILLLDDIAAEETLQLQRLVHLMLENLSSLFESLAPGEQTLQEFPAQSPEDLIPSLRKIWKLSELLDMPLKSITASWENKELLSCGFTINEVGDFIKAIFTDSPLRKACLWRIQNASF, from the exons ATGGAGTCTCTGTTCGACACGATCAACGTCCGCGACCTTCTCTCGGCGCAGGACCTCTCGGACCCAACCTCCCCTCTATCGGCGCCCGATCTGCACCTCCTGATCCAGCGCCTCGAGTCGCAGTCCTTCCAGATCCGCTCACAGGTTCAGTCCTACCTCGTCTCACACCGCGAAGACTTTGCACACCTCTTCTCTCTCTGCAGTGATGCCGTTTCGCAGACGCGCGAGGTATCCGACGACGTCGCCGCCATCATCCGACTCCTTTCCGATCGGCCTATCGATGCCGAGGTGCGCGAGGTTGTGTCGGAGATGAAGGCAAAGAAAGAGGAGCTAAAGGTGAAGAAGGAGCTGTTAGGTTTGGTTGGAACCGTTGTTGCGTTGAACCAGAGGTTAGAGAGTGTGAGGGAGGCGTTGAGGAGTGGAAGGTTCGAATTCGCTGCAGAAGGGTTAAAGGAGTTGAAAGTGGCGCTGAGGATTGGTGATGAGGATGATAGGGAGCCTTTGGTGTATGGCTTGTTGAGGAAGGAGTGGTCTCAGTGCTTTGAAGAG ATTCAAGAGGTCCTTGTGAAATATATGGAAAAAGCTGTACGATTTGATGGGGATTTGAATCAAGTTGAGGTCAAGTATCAGTTAGAAGTTGAGAATGTGAACGGGATTCAGTTACAAACAGTTCTGGAGGCAATGGAT GTTGTTGGTATTCTAGAGTATGGGCTTGCTAAAGTTGCTGATTTGATGATCAAGTATGTTATTATTCCATTTGTTAATCATGGAAGACCTCTTTCATTTCTAGAGGAATTGCATCAAGAATCAGCTGTCCTGAAGATAGTTGCATCACCAGATATTAAG tttgaatttttagatgGAGAGTTTCTCTATTCAGGGATTCTGCtatttatcaaatttatttaCAGAAGTGTTTGCCTTCAGAAAAGTTCTTGGATGCGATGTTTTGGAAGGTTGACATGGCCAAGGATATCAGAGCTAATAATATCTAGTTTTCTCTCAAAG GTTGTCCCAACAGATGCATCAAAACTTCCTGACTTTCAGAAGATCATCATACGTACATCTGAATTTGAGGCGGCTTTGAAAGAGCTTATGTACATTTCATCATCAGATGACAATGATAACAGGCTGAGCAATTTTGCTGAAAATGTTGAGGTTCACTTTGCATTTAAGAAAAAGACTGAGATCTTGGCTAAAGCTAGAAATCTACTTCTAGAATGTGACTTTTCAATTCCTCAA GAGTATACAAGGGATGGTTCTATTTGGAAGAATGATGAAACATCTGTCCAGTCATCCAGCCATGTGGTAAATTTACTTTTCTTATCAGAGAGGTGTCTAGTATCCAAAGCAGCCAAACAATTAATGGGGCTAATTCATCAGACACTGCAG GATGTTTGCCTATCATCTACAAGAGTTGCTTTGGAATTTTATCAGACAGCTAGAGATGCTATACTTCTTTATGAAGTAGTTGTCCCTGTCAAG CTAGAGAGGCAGCTCAGTGGCATTAATCAAGTAGCTGTTCTGTTGCATAATGACTGTCTTTATATCTCCCAGGAGATACTTGGTTTTGCATTTGAG TATCGAACAGACTTTCCAAGTTCCATTAAGGAGCATGCTGTGTTTGTTGATTTGGCTCCAAGGTTTCAGCTGTTGGCAGAAGAAATACTGCAGAGACAAGTTCAGCtagttatttataatttgaagGAG GCTATAGATGGCGCTGATGGATTTCAGAATACTCATCAGATGAAACAATTTGAGTCAGCTAAATTTAGCATAGACCAG GTTGTTTTCATTCTTGAAAAAGTACATATCATATGGGAGCCACTATTGCTGCCTTCAACCTACAGGAAAAGCATGTGTTCTGTCTTAGAATCAGTTTTCTCAAGAATTGCTAGAGATATACTTCTGTTAGACGACATAGCTGCAGAGGAGACTTTACAG CTACAAAGACTTGTTCATTTAATGCTGGAAAACTTATCATCATTATTCGAGTCTTTGGCCCCTGGAGAGCAGACTTTGCAAGAGTTCCCTGCACAGTCTCCTGAAGATTTAATCCCATCCTTGCGTAAAATCTGGAAACTATCAG AATTGTTAGATATGCCTTTAAAATCCATTACAGCATCTTGGGAGAATAAAGAATTGCTCTCTTGTGGCTTTACAATAAATGAG GTGGGAGATTTCATAAAAGCTATATTTACAGATTCACCTTTAAGAAAAGCTTGTTTATGGAGGATACAAAATGCGAGTTTTTAG